A region from the Variovorax paradoxus genome encodes:
- the typA gene encoding translational GTPase TypA, whose amino-acid sequence MSTKQIRNIAIIAHVDHGKTTMVDQLLRQSGTFAEHEKVVDTVMDNNAIEKERGITILAKNCAVTWEGTHINIVDTPGHADFGGEVERALSMVDGVVLLIDAQEGPMPQTRFVTKKALALGLKPILVVNKVDKPGANPDKVVNAAFDLFDKLGATDEQLDFPVVYASGINGWSSLEEGAAGEQWGPDMSALFNTILKHVPAQKGDPEAPLQLQISALDFSTFVGRIGVGRISQGTLKPMMDVVVMEGPDGKAVKGRINQVLTFQGLERVQATEAGPGEIVLINGVADIGIGVTITDPTNPAPLPMLKVDEPTLTMNFCVNTSPLAGREGKYITSRQIWDRLQKELQHNVALRVKETDEEGIFEVMGRGELHLTILLENMRREGYELAVSKPRVVFRTVNGEKHEPIELVTADIEDQHQGGVMQALGERKGELVNMEPDGRGRVRLEYRIPARGLIGFTNEFLNLTRGSGLISNIFDSYEPHKGDIGSRKNGVLISMDDGEIFTYALGKLDDRGRMFVKANDPVYEGMIVGIHSRDNDLVVNATRTKQLTNFRVSGKEDAIKVTPPIDLTLEYGVEFIEDDELVEITPKSVRLRKRHLKEHERKRAGRDTQAA is encoded by the coding sequence ATGAGTACCAAGCAAATCCGCAATATCGCCATCATTGCCCACGTCGACCATGGCAAGACCACGATGGTCGACCAATTGCTGCGCCAGTCGGGCACCTTCGCCGAGCACGAGAAAGTCGTCGACACGGTGATGGACAACAACGCCATTGAAAAAGAGCGTGGCATCACGATCCTGGCCAAGAACTGCGCCGTGACCTGGGAAGGCACGCACATCAACATCGTCGACACTCCCGGCCACGCGGACTTCGGAGGCGAAGTGGAACGCGCGCTCTCCATGGTGGACGGCGTGGTGCTTTTGATCGACGCCCAGGAAGGCCCGATGCCGCAGACGCGCTTCGTGACCAAGAAGGCGCTGGCCCTCGGCCTCAAGCCGATCCTGGTCGTGAACAAGGTCGACAAGCCGGGCGCCAACCCCGACAAGGTGGTGAACGCCGCCTTCGACCTGTTCGACAAGCTCGGCGCCACCGACGAGCAGCTCGACTTTCCCGTGGTCTACGCCTCGGGCATCAACGGCTGGTCGTCGCTGGAAGAGGGCGCTGCCGGCGAGCAGTGGGGCCCCGACATGTCGGCCCTGTTCAACACCATCCTGAAGCACGTGCCGGCGCAGAAGGGCGACCCTGAAGCGCCGCTGCAGCTGCAGATTTCCGCGCTCGATTTCTCGACCTTCGTCGGCCGCATCGGCGTGGGCCGCATCAGCCAGGGCACGCTCAAGCCCATGATGGATGTGGTGGTCATGGAAGGCCCGGACGGCAAGGCCGTCAAGGGCCGCATCAACCAGGTGCTGACCTTCCAGGGCCTGGAGCGCGTGCAGGCCACGGAAGCCGGACCCGGCGAGATCGTGCTGATCAACGGCGTGGCCGACATCGGCATCGGCGTGACCATCACCGACCCCACCAATCCGGCGCCGCTGCCCATGCTCAAGGTCGACGAACCGACCCTGACCATGAACTTCTGCGTCAACACCAGCCCGCTGGCCGGCCGCGAAGGCAAGTACATCACCAGCCGCCAGATCTGGGACCGCCTGCAAAAGGAGCTGCAGCACAACGTGGCCCTGCGCGTAAAGGAAACCGACGAAGAAGGCATCTTCGAAGTCATGGGCCGCGGCGAACTGCACCTGACCATCCTCTTGGAAAACATGCGCCGCGAAGGCTATGAACTGGCCGTGTCGAAGCCGCGCGTGGTGTTCCGCACCGTCAACGGCGAGAAGCACGAACCCATCGAACTGGTGACGGCCGACATCGAAGACCAGCATCAGGGCGGCGTGATGCAGGCCCTGGGCGAGCGCAAGGGCGAACTGGTCAACATGGAACCGGACGGCCGCGGCCGCGTGCGCCTCGAATACCGCATTCCGGCACGTGGCCTGATCGGCTTCACCAACGAATTCCTGAACCTGACGCGCGGCTCGGGCCTCATCAGCAACATCTTCGACAGCTACGAGCCGCACAAGGGCGACATCGGCAGCCGCAAGAACGGCGTGCTGATCTCCATGGACGACGGTGAGATCTTCACTTACGCCCTGGGCAAGCTGGACGACCGCGGCCGCATGTTCGTCAAGGCCAACGATCCGGTGTACGAGGGCATGATCGTCGGCATCCACAGCCGCGACAACGACCTGGTGGTGAACGCCACGCGCACCAAGCAGCTGACCAACTTCCGCGTCTCGGGCAAGGAAGATGCGATCAAGGTCACGCCGCCGATCGACCTCACGCTCGAATACGGCGTGGAATTCATCGAGGACGACGAGTTGGTCGAAATCACGCCCAAGAGCGTGCGCCTGCGCAAGCGCCACCTGAAGGAACATGAGCGCAAGCGCGCTGGCCGCGACACCCAGGCGGCCTGA
- a CDS encoding DMT family transporter, with product MRLTHGGAVWLMVAVTLMWATAGVVTRHLAQAHSFEITFWRSFFTMLALLVILPLWRGRAVFSQIRSGGRELWISGVCWTVMFTAFMVALTLASTASVLVTMSLGPLLTALAARLFIGHRLPMRTWAAIVVAGLGIAWMYGTQLMQGGAAGGSLPGTLVALCVPLAGATNWTVVQHERAKGHDIDLVPAVLIGAALSALLTLPFALPFQANAHDLGLLAFLGVFQLAIPCVLAVLCAQVLKAPEVALLALLEVIFGIALAWIGAGEEPAASVLTGGALVIGALVFNELLALRGRRATVADDALPSAH from the coding sequence ATGCGCCTGACCCACGGCGGGGCTGTGTGGCTGATGGTCGCCGTGACCCTCATGTGGGCCACGGCGGGCGTCGTCACACGGCACCTCGCTCAGGCGCACAGTTTCGAGATCACCTTCTGGCGCAGCTTCTTCACGATGCTTGCGCTGCTGGTGATCTTGCCGCTTTGGCGAGGCCGGGCGGTGTTTTCACAGATCCGCTCGGGTGGGCGCGAGCTCTGGATCTCGGGTGTCTGCTGGACCGTGATGTTCACGGCCTTCATGGTGGCGCTCACGCTGGCGTCGACGGCCAGCGTGCTGGTCACGATGTCGCTCGGCCCGCTGCTCACCGCGCTGGCGGCGCGACTCTTCATCGGCCATCGCCTGCCCATGCGCACCTGGGCGGCCATCGTGGTGGCCGGCCTGGGCATCGCCTGGATGTATGGCACGCAACTGATGCAGGGCGGAGCCGCGGGCGGATCGCTGCCCGGAACGCTGGTCGCGCTGTGCGTGCCGCTGGCGGGTGCCACCAACTGGACGGTGGTTCAGCATGAGCGCGCCAAGGGGCATGACATCGACCTGGTTCCCGCGGTGCTGATCGGCGCGGCGCTCAGCGCGCTGCTCACGCTGCCCTTTGCCCTGCCGTTCCAGGCGAACGCGCACGACCTCGGCCTGCTCGCTTTCCTGGGCGTTTTCCAGCTGGCCATTCCCTGCGTGCTGGCGGTACTGTGCGCGCAGGTGCTCAAGGCGCCCGAAGTAGCCTTGCTCGCGCTGCTCGAAGTGATCTTCGGCATTGCGCTGGCCTGGATCGGCGCGGGCGAGGAGCCGGCTGCGAGCGTGCTGACCGGCGGCGCGCTGGTCATTGGCGCGCTGGTGTTCAACGAGCTGCTGGCGCTGCGCGGGCGCCGCGCCACGGTGGCCGACGACGCGCTTCCCAGCGCGCACTGA
- a CDS encoding COG4315 family predicted lipoprotein yields the protein MKLLSASILAAALLAGCGGMSNKTASAPDTPTRTADGVLVGPNGMTLYTFARDTAGAGTSACNAQCAANWPPLPVAETAKPMGGYTIIAREDGKKQWAYKGWPLYYWTKDSKPGDKTGDGVLNGAWKVARP from the coding sequence ATGAAATTGCTCAGCGCCTCGATCCTCGCGGCGGCCCTGCTCGCCGGCTGCGGCGGCATGTCCAACAAGACCGCCAGCGCCCCCGACACCCCCACCCGTACCGCCGATGGCGTGCTGGTCGGCCCGAACGGCATGACGCTGTACACCTTCGCCCGCGACACGGCCGGTGCAGGCACCTCCGCCTGCAATGCCCAGTGCGCCGCCAACTGGCCACCGCTCCCGGTGGCCGAAACGGCCAAGCCGATGGGCGGCTACACCATCATCGCGCGCGAAGACGGCAAGAAGCAATGGGCCTACAAGGGCTGGCCGCTCTACTACTGGACGAAGGACAGCAAGCCGGGCGACAAGACCGGCGACGGCGTCCTGAACGGCGCCTGGAAGGTGGCGCGGCCCTGA
- a CDS encoding anti-sigma factor family protein → MNRPAPPPTDDELHALVDGQLAPDRRSAVEDAVAHDPALAARVAAWRTQRDALRRLHGELLDEPVPAPLMSALDRNRPRRHRQGSWMRWGGMAAGVLIAFAAGWLGSAQWSMHRAAAAQLTRAPAMREFVHDASIAHAVYAPEKRHPVEVAATEQQHLVQWLSKRLDRPLKVPDLTAMGYTLVGGRLLPGESGARAQFMFEDSAGERITLYIGTLDSQAAAGTAAARETAFRFASEGPVPSFYWIDQGFGYAVAGKLPRDVLLKLATLAYRDLS, encoded by the coding sequence ATGAATCGCCCTGCCCCGCCCCCCACCGACGACGAGTTGCACGCCCTCGTCGATGGCCAGCTGGCACCGGACCGCCGGTCCGCGGTCGAAGACGCCGTGGCGCACGACCCCGCCCTTGCGGCGCGGGTGGCGGCCTGGCGCACCCAGCGCGACGCGCTGCGCCGGCTGCATGGCGAACTGCTCGACGAGCCTGTTCCTGCCCCTTTGATGAGTGCCCTCGATCGCAACCGGCCCCGCCGACATCGGCAAGGCAGCTGGATGCGATGGGGCGGCATGGCGGCCGGCGTGCTGATTGCCTTTGCCGCCGGCTGGCTCGGCAGTGCCCAATGGTCGATGCACCGCGCCGCTGCGGCCCAGTTGACCAGGGCCCCTGCGATGCGCGAATTCGTGCACGATGCATCGATTGCGCACGCCGTCTATGCGCCTGAAAAAAGGCATCCGGTCGAAGTGGCCGCCACCGAGCAGCAGCACCTCGTGCAGTGGCTGTCCAAGCGCCTCGACAGGCCGCTCAAGGTGCCGGACCTGACGGCCATGGGCTACACGCTCGTCGGCGGCCGCCTCTTGCCCGGGGAAAGCGGCGCGCGCGCCCAGTTCATGTTCGAGGACAGTGCCGGCGAGCGCATCACGCTCTACATCGGCACCCTCGACAGCCAGGCCGCCGCCGGCACGGCCGCGGCGCGCGAAACAGCCTTCCGTTTTGCGTCCGAAGGGCCGGTGCCCAGCTTCTATTGGATCGACCAGGGCTTCGGCTATGCCGTTGCCGGCAAGCTGCCGCGCGATGTTTTGCTGAAACTCGCGACGCTCGCCTACCGCGATCTGTCTTGA
- a CDS encoding sigma-70 family RNA polymerase sigma factor produces MDARLLADQIPSLRRYARALTGNAWAADDLVQDTLERACSKWRLWVVGSDLRAWLFTVMHNIFASQLRRTPPPHSVVPLDDAAQELHGGADPGRDPGMGLDLQRCLMQLPEEQRAVLLLVTLEDLSYAEVARVLGIPAGTVMSRLSRARVRLQELMDGASAPNRPGLRRLK; encoded by the coding sequence ATGGACGCGCGCCTGCTGGCCGACCAGATCCCGAGCCTGCGCCGCTATGCACGCGCGCTCACGGGCAATGCCTGGGCGGCCGACGACCTGGTGCAGGACACGCTCGAGCGGGCCTGCAGCAAGTGGCGGCTCTGGGTGGTGGGCAGCGACCTGCGCGCCTGGCTGTTCACGGTCATGCACAACATCTTTGCGAGCCAGCTGCGGCGCACGCCGCCGCCGCACAGCGTGGTGCCGCTGGACGACGCGGCGCAGGAACTGCACGGCGGCGCCGATCCCGGCCGCGACCCCGGCATGGGCCTGGACCTGCAGCGCTGCCTGATGCAGCTGCCCGAAGAGCAGCGCGCCGTGCTGCTGCTCGTGACGCTCGAAGATCTTTCCTATGCCGAGGTGGCCAGGGTGCTCGGCATTCCTGCCGGCACCGTGATGTCGCGCCTGTCGCGCGCCCGGGTCCGGCTGCAGGAGCTGATGGACGGCGCCTCGGCGCCGAATCGCCCCGGCCTGCGCCGCCTCAAGTGA
- a CDS encoding COG4315 family predicted lipoprotein, with protein MSPLRPSPAGLAAALLAGLLALPSFAQPKAADGALVGPNGMTLYTFDKDTAGSGKSACNGGCAANWPPFMATDSDKPAGDFTIVTRDDGKKQWAAKGWPLYYWSKDSKPGDKTGDGVGGAWKTAKP; from the coding sequence ATGTCGCCTTTGCGCCCTTCTCCCGCCGGCCTTGCCGCCGCGCTGCTCGCCGGCCTGCTCGCGCTTCCCTCGTTCGCACAGCCCAAGGCGGCCGACGGCGCGCTGGTCGGCCCCAACGGCATGACGCTCTACACCTTCGACAAGGACACGGCCGGCAGCGGCAAGTCGGCCTGCAATGGCGGCTGCGCGGCCAACTGGCCACCCTTCATGGCCACCGACAGCGACAAGCCGGCCGGCGACTTCACCATCGTCACGCGCGACGACGGCAAGAAGCAATGGGCCGCCAAGGGCTGGCCGCTCTACTACTGGTCCAAGGACAGCAAGCCGGGCGACAAGACCGGCGACGGCGTCGGCGGCGCCTGGAAAACCGCCAAGCCCTGA
- the smpB gene encoding SsrA-binding protein SmpB, translating into MATKKQDTSSRIADNKKAAYNYFFEERFEAGIVLEGWEVKSLREGKVQLTDGYVVIRDGELFVVGLQINPLKSASTHVNPDSIRTKKLLLHKEEIRRLVGKIEQKGYTLVPLNLHWKAGKVKCEIALAKGKAEHDKRDTIKDREGKREVERAMKSRSR; encoded by the coding sequence ATGGCCACCAAGAAACAAGATACCTCCTCCCGCATTGCCGACAACAAGAAGGCCGCGTACAACTATTTCTTCGAAGAACGCTTCGAGGCCGGCATCGTGCTCGAAGGCTGGGAAGTCAAATCCCTGCGCGAAGGCAAGGTCCAGCTGACCGACGGCTACGTGGTGATCCGCGACGGCGAACTCTTCGTCGTGGGCTTGCAGATCAACCCGCTCAAGAGCGCTTCGACCCACGTCAACCCCGATTCCATCCGCACCAAGAAGCTGCTGCTGCACAAGGAAGAGATCCGGCGCCTGGTCGGCAAGATCGAACAAAAGGGCTACACGCTGGTGCCGCTCAACCTGCACTGGAAGGCGGGCAAGGTCAAATGCGAAATTGCGCTGGCCAAGGGCAAGGCCGAGCACGACAAGCGCGACACCATCAAGGACCGCGAAGGCAAGCGCGAGGTCGAGCGCGCGATGAAAAGCCGTAGCCGCTAG
- a CDS encoding type II toxin-antitoxin system RatA family toxin, with product MKTVNKSVLIWYSAEEMYALVTDVEKYPQFLPWCDKSRVIEVDEAGMTAEVGLAFAGLHQSFTTRNTHVPGREVHLKLVDGPFSNLDGLWKFVPVGEPGERACRVELHLSYGFSNFALQALVGPVFDTVASSLVEAFVKRAEQVYGAS from the coding sequence ATGAAAACCGTCAACAAGTCCGTCCTCATCTGGTACAGCGCCGAAGAGATGTACGCGCTCGTCACCGATGTGGAGAAATATCCGCAGTTCCTGCCCTGGTGCGACAAGTCCCGGGTCATCGAGGTGGACGAGGCCGGCATGACCGCCGAAGTGGGCCTGGCCTTCGCCGGCCTGCATCAGAGTTTCACCACCCGCAACACCCATGTGCCGGGGCGCGAAGTGCACCTCAAGCTGGTCGACGGGCCGTTCTCCAACCTCGACGGCCTCTGGAAGTTCGTGCCCGTGGGCGAGCCCGGCGAGCGCGCCTGCCGCGTCGAGCTGCACCTGAGCTACGGTTTCAGCAACTTTGCATTGCAGGCGCTGGTGGGGCCGGTGTTCGACACCGTTGCTTCCAGCCTGGTCGAAGCCTTCGTCAAGCGCGCCGAGCAGGTCTACGGCGCTTCCTGA
- a CDS encoding RnfH family protein, protein MIEVTLSCSPAPREVFEQVLRLVPEATVDDAVRASELAQRFPQLDWRHAMTPGIWGREVGWDQPLEDGDRIELCRPLAVDPKVARRERFQRQGARGTGLFANRRKGGKAGY, encoded by the coding sequence ATGATCGAAGTCACACTGAGCTGCTCGCCCGCACCGCGCGAGGTGTTCGAGCAGGTGCTGCGGCTCGTGCCCGAGGCCACCGTGGACGATGCCGTGAGGGCCAGCGAGCTTGCGCAGCGCTTTCCGCAGCTGGATTGGCGCCACGCCATGACGCCGGGAATCTGGGGCAGGGAGGTCGGCTGGGACCAGCCGCTCGAAGACGGCGACCGCATCGAACTGTGCCGGCCACTGGCGGTCGATCCGAAGGTGGCGCGCCGCGAGCGCTTTCAGCGCCAGGGCGCGCGCGGCACCGGTCTTTTCGCGAACCGCCGCAAGGGCGGCAAGGCCGGCTACTGA
- a CDS encoding DUF4124 domain-containing protein — MKFAHWLVLGCVCLLPMSASAQWQWIDKNGKKVFSDQAPPADVPEKNILRRSGSPPPRGGSAPAAAEADAPDAAAPKAAAAPKPAGVDKDLEEKTKKAQAEEKAKQAAEAEKNAKAKADNCDRARQGKATFDSGIRVAKINAKGEREIMDDPARAAEQKRLQSIIESDCK, encoded by the coding sequence ATGAAATTCGCGCATTGGCTCGTACTGGGATGTGTTTGCCTGCTGCCGATGTCGGCCAGCGCGCAATGGCAATGGATCGACAAGAACGGCAAGAAGGTCTTCAGCGACCAGGCGCCGCCGGCGGACGTGCCGGAAAAGAACATCCTGCGCCGTTCGGGCTCTCCGCCGCCTCGAGGCGGTTCGGCGCCGGCCGCTGCCGAAGCCGACGCGCCTGACGCGGCGGCACCCAAGGCCGCAGCCGCGCCCAAGCCCGCGGGTGTCGACAAGGATCTCGAGGAAAAGACCAAGAAGGCGCAGGCCGAGGAAAAAGCCAAGCAGGCCGCCGAGGCGGAAAAGAACGCCAAGGCCAAGGCCGACAACTGCGACCGTGCGCGCCAGGGCAAGGCCACCTTCGACAGCGGCATCCGCGTGGCCAAGATCAATGCGAAGGGCGAACGCGAAATCATGGACGACCCGGCCCGGGCGGCCGAGCAGAAGCGCCTTCAGTCGATCATCGAGAGCGACTGCAAATAG